Genomic window (Ostrea edulis chromosome 9, xbOstEdul1.1, whole genome shotgun sequence):
TTAAGTATTTTTGAACAGTGATTTAGAGAGTAGAATGAGAAAATCTGAGTTTTTGTTCATAAATTATTGCTTTTATCGGAAATAATGCTGTTTTAAAGAAATTCTTCGGGTCATATTATATAAGATCAATTTATATACGTCAATCCCATGCATATATTATCGAAACAGGCCTGGTTTTACATACAACATCCTGCAATTGGAAATGATACATGCGGTCAGAGTAACTAAATAAAAAGAAGAGATGGTGTCGAGGGTTTGCATAGCTGATCAACGTCCCTGTTTATTTTCATGCTTAGTTTACACCATTGGAGAAATCCATTGTTGACGTAACAGCTCCTCGCCACCCGATTGGTCACTTTCATCATCTACACTCCACTACCCCGTCTTGTTCTGCAGATCTATATGAATACTCTAACCTTTATGGGTTTTTCGTGtttaaaaataagattattGGACAAATAAACACACACTTTTAAGGGGATTAAGATAAAGGCTATTTGCGGAGAGTTTCGGTACTAAGATGGAAAGCCGGATAATATTCGATTTACATACTGTATGTCCCGCGACATCGTAGAGGTTATtgtatcaaaaaaaaaaaaaaaaaaaaaaggaaacgAAGACAAAATGGAGAGAACATCAGCAAAACTCGGAAATACTTCTACCTCAAAAATTGacccaaggtaaattttgatattaccGTTAATAGGTGTTGTTAGTTTCCGTTTCTTTTTATGTATCTTTTAAATAAGTTTTAGTTATGTGATATTTGTTGTTGTACATTATCTGTTTATATCATAAACAATAGACTTGAATAGAAAACAAAGTAAGTCATATATTTTTCGTTCATATTATGCATGCATTATGAAAAAAGAACTTTTAAAATCCTagaaattatggtatttttgaGTCACGATGAAACAACATAAAATGAACAGTACTGTAGCTGGTTTCCATTGTCCTTTGTTATTTTgtacaaattgattttttttctttcttttaaacaGTAAATTAAATATGCACGTATGTTATAAATGTtgtaactttttaaattttacttccaTGTCTTATGTAGTATATTTTATTTACTGGATAATTATATAAAGCAGCCAGATTGTGGATAATTCGTATTCTCACAATCATTAAACAATTCCAtcaaagaataataaaaaatcaaactttGTATCAGCGATAGCACGATCACATTAAAGTAGAAATTTTCAAAGGGAACCATGTGGACGAAAAATAAATTCCTGATAATTTCGATAGTTGACAACAGGAATAATTGAGGTACATTCTATATTAAGATGGGCTCTCCattattcaattaattttaacGTTAACAGAAGTGATTGACAAAAGATATTTGAATACAAGTCTTACTCAACTTTACATTTACTTTACATCTGCGAAACCGACATCCATGATATGCATAGAATTATATACATCGTCAATTTCAACGATACTCATTTCTCAGATGCATAATAAGAACTTTATTATAGTACTATCTGTATAAAAATCACACAATAACAAAACTGTTGTGTTAGTTTTGATAAATCACTAACAATACTGTTAAAACGCATTAATTACGCCCCCTCccccaaaactaaataaaaacgttttcaaataATTTCCATTTTGTGACAGAAAATTAAATTCCACACATCTTAAGACTATTCCGTCCCAACCGGAACACTGCAGTCCACATAGGACAATACAAGTGACCGGGTTCTTACAGTTTTCGTGAAAACTCTTTATCTACTTCAAGTTctcattcaaatatatacacCAACATTAACAAAATAATCTTCGTggttttcagattttttttgtctttcaaatATAGTCAGAATATggagtttgttttgaaatactccccccccccctcctataCACAAAAAAAATAAGATATTCATTCTTTCCTCTCAAAAATGTATgctcttttgttttgttgttttttaggAGGGGgttctttttgtttttggtttgtttttaaatttctttgtaggtttttgtttcattattgtttcttcatttatttgttaccctgaaaaaaaaaacccaccccacTGCTACAAACACGAGTTCCAGTGGAAATATTTTAAGAGCAGATAAAAATCTTATTGTTGAGATGAACTATTCCAAACGATGTATACGGTGATGTTATTTACAGTATagaattatatcaatttatCACTACATTTTAGATGTACACTAAAAATAGCAAAGCATCTCGTACCAATTCCATTCCCTTCATATATTTGTTAAGGTTTTAATTAGGTCAATGTGTACATGgttgtatttatatttcttcAATATCACTCCCATTTGTTTCATTGACTGCATGTGTATTTCGACAGTcatcagtacatgtacatgaatacaattaaatgtttgattttttttttatctcaaaaCAAACTCCATATTCTGACTATatttgaaagacaaaaaaaatcatctgaAAACCACGAAGATTATTTCGTTaatgtatttttgttgaaattgaaaaaaaagcaTCGCTATTATTTCTGGAGTTTTGAACACCAGAAATTAATAGGACTTGTAATTATTCATCTAACTACATCACATTTTACCATGCtatcaaattgatttgaaatatgaatattgcGGCAATCATCAGCTTAAACCGATATTCTCTGCGATATTTCAAAggttaaactttttaaaaggaTTCTcgatatgaatttcaaataaatttttaaaacaaaaatgaaaatagatgaAAAATCACATCGTATCATGATCCAAAGGTATCCATTTATAACGTTCTTCCAGCAGAATATTCAGTTCCCTCTACAGAGACACATCCATGATGATTTTGCGGCAAAATGtgtactgccccccccccccccccatgcctTAATTAGAAATTTCTTTTATCTTATTTGCATACACTCACtgtctatatttatcaaaaaagggaaataaaataagacaaaggaatgagaaaataaaaaagtatCCTTGTGAAGATGAAGTTTTCAACCAGTATGGTAAACACacaaggaattttttttattgtaaaattatttttcattaaatgcTAAAATTACGTGAGTAGTATAGCGGGTCACCGCTGACAGGTGGCCTGGCGTCAGTAATGGCTTCTCAGCTTTGCATAAAACGTCCTTATCCATGGAAACGAATATATGTATAATCTATTACGGCTTTTTAAGATCaagaaaatgatcaaaagatatGATAAATCTTAATTTAGGATATAAAGGTTTATTGCAATACATCAATAACTGGGGGAAATACACTTGTTTTCGGTTTTTCATATTCCACAAACACAAAAATCTACAGAACGTCCACTCCTGGGGCGGTATAGCGTAATATCCAAAACATTATAAACCATGGGTCAGAACACGGGCTGGATAGACGTCCCAATGTCTTATTCGCAGTTTCCATTCCTGTTTCCCCACCGAACACGGAAAACATTGTTTAATCCTAAAGGCTGATCACCAGAAATGGCTTACACGACGCGTATATTCCCTACCAGAAAGAAAATTCAAAGAACCATTGCAGTATGACAGTCGGCGTTGTTGTCCTCTAATTTCCGTGAATCTTAAATAAAAGAGACTAATTGTGACTTGTCTATATATACAGGTCGTGTGTTGATTTTAGTCGCACGTTTCGTGAAGAAAGAGCCAGTTCGTGCTCCCAGTTTACACAATCCACACAGAGGAGCACACGAATCGGCCGCCATTACCGAGCATTTTACTCTTGAAGACACTTCAACTCTCTCAAAAAATGTAAAGGGATGTTTGTTCTATAGATCTATTGTAATATGATACACCTAAATCTGGTTGTTTTAATGAATATCGACAAAGAAACTCTTTGTTTAGGGGACGGCTTCTCGGACAACCTTATACACGAACTTGTACTGCTTTTCTTCAGTCCTGCACACGATCCAGTATTCTTCAACTCGCTCGTGTTAACAGAAAGTTCAGTTTTGAAATTAAGAGCATCGTCTTTGCTCTCAACTCAAAGTCGTCGTGTTATCTTAGTATATTACGTGTAGTTGTTCGAATTTTGATTTGTGGGTAATAGGTGTATATTAAGTTTGTGTTTCGCCTCAATTTTCACTCACGAAAAAGGAATTTGTTTTAgaacaaaaaacaaaagaagaaaaaaaaaaagcttaaaAAGTTCTACCACTTTTGAGTTCCGTCACCTTTTGGACCCTATTTGGGCTTTATGCTTAAACTAAAAACGTTGTAGTATATTTTCAATGGCTGACAGCAGAATATTCCTGCTATTTCCACATCTACCAATTCAATGGGATTTAGggaaattctcaaaatggcatACCTCTAACCATATTTATGATTTACGTGTATGACGCAGTTGAGTTGAAAGAACGACTATGTGAAGTTGAAAGTGACTTCACAAATGTGGACAGCGCAGAAAAAGTTTTACCCACAGTGACCCTGACCTTTATGTTGGTTTAAAAGGATGCGCGTTATAAGGCATGCTGTTTGAtctttccatttgtattgtatattttccatttgtattgtattattTTTCCTTTGTATTGTATCCGAAGGATCATTTATTTTGCTTTGTTACAAAGGATTTCATTGGCTCAAACAATAATTCGATTATCACGCTATAGGCTATATCTTTTTAATAACTAGGCCTATGTAGATTCTACTGAACTTTCCCTCGCTTATCAACCTCGCATTCAACTAGTCCTACACAGACATATGGGACAATGTTATCTCGTGGTTGAGTAGATGTAACATGTTGCTCGTTTTCAAAACTAAAACTTGACCAATGATATCCTTCATaacatatgaaaataaacactacacaatacaaaaataatttttacaatacaaataaaaataatacaatataaatgaaaaattatgcaatacaaaaggcaaatatacaatacaaatggaaaatggaaaacaaaatacaatacaagtggaaaagataaaatattgcaaAGTTTGACATCCCATACAAGCCATCTTTGGTAGAATAAATTTCTTACTGAAGTGTGACATCGTTAAATGTCtacacacctgaagacatcaacccaggaccTTAATCCCCTGgtaggcattttcacctgtcagttccaggggcttgtatacggcaccaaatgtaatagGAAGGGAGGAAATGCAACAgtccagaccgggattcaaacccgggacccctggatctttagtcaggtgctctaccaaccgAGCTAACTGGTCACCGGCAATCGAACTCGACTGACCGCTACACAGCCAATGAGAACAGATCTGCCGAGTGAATTATGAAATCAGCGaggaaaatacatattttcagaaaaatttaggcagatgtacagtgtatgaatgataaaagatttcaaattaacATCTATTATatactgatttaaaaaaaagaaatagttCACCTTAATGGAATTAATAAAAAGCAAAGATTTGAATGAACCTCAACACATAtgcacaaaatatttcatagatATATGAtcaaaatcattcattttggTTTACATTGAAACTGTATGTCTGCAAGAGACGGACACCAAAGTAGGCAAATCTCTCATAAACTCGACACATATTATCAAAAACagttttcttttaaaagaatataaaaagatatatatatatatatatatacatatacatatttaatTTGGCTAAATAGTACAATTATATCATGTACAGTGCATGTGATGTACATTGAAGTGCCTTTTTCTGGTACAAGTATTTCTAACATTCTTTGTAACAGAAAATTCCAGCATACCAAAATTCGTGGGTAATACATCATTGTGATAGATGAGGTTTTCTGTTGAAGTGTTGTTTTAGTGACTAAACACGGCTCTTTCAACTATCCTGCTACGACAAACTCTAGGCGCGGGAACTTCAGTCTTCTGCTAACCAGCGTCTCCAAGATGCTCGGGGCAATATCTAGCAAGGAATATATAAACAAGGCTCCATCCAcgcagtttgttaaaatgttttgacAATTTGTTTGACAAACATGGGTTTCATGTGTCAATTATTATAaaactgataaaatgtgttCTTCAAGATAAAACAGACGCAAGCTCAGACTCGCTAATCAGGTCTTTACTAAAAACTATATGACTCACATTTTGAAACGatgttgtttatatttttaaagacaTAAGTAAATTAGATATAAGCTTACTCAACAATGTTCAAAGGCGTCAAACTAAAATAGTTTTAGAATATTCTAAAACAGAGGGAATAAAAGAAACAGATTTTGACAATTTTCCTTGAAGATTTGTATTACTATTATAATGAAACTAATTGAAGATCAGTAATAGTTTAACGAAACTAGctacatatcatacatgtaatcgtacatgaatgttttcttttttatctttttttttattttagctttaaATCCAAGCGTTACCGCGACAAGCTGAGAACAGAAATCAAGGCTCTAGAGTGTTTGATACCTGTGGATCGATCGTCCCTCCACCGGAAGTTGGACAGCCAGACGGTTTTTCGGCTCGTCATCTCCTTCCTTCGAATAAAACTTCTTTTTAAAGGTGTGTACTTGAAAACTTCATTTTATGTTGAGTATGACATATGAAACTTCATCATAGGAAACACTGCATACTATCGATCTCTATGGCTTTTGTTCAGCCAGCTAGCGGCTCCACTACCACTAGTACCATACTGTTACTTTTATTCCACTTACTCGATTAGCTAGCGGTTCCACGGCGATAACTTTATTCCACTTACTCAGCTAGCTAGCGGTTCCACGGCGATAATCTTATTTCACTTACTCAGCTAGCTAGCGGTTCCACGGCGATAATCTTATTTCACTTACTCAGCTAGCTAGCGGTTCCACGgcgataattttatttcacttaCTCAGCTAGCTAGCGCTTCCACGgcgataattttatttcacttaCTCAGCTAGCTAGCGCTTCCACGgcgataattttatttcacttaCTCAGCTAGCTAGCGCTTCCACGgcgataattttatttcacttaCTCAGCTAGCTAGCGCTTCCACTACAATACTTTTATTCCGTACTCAGCTTGCAGTTCCACAACAATACTTTTATTTAACGTACTCAGCTACATGTAGCGAGCAGTTTCACAGCGATACTTTTATGTCACTTACATGTACTCAGCTAGCTAGCGGTTCCACTTTAAtgattacatttttttcatttgaaacaaaACCCTTTTTCTTTGATGTAAAAATGACAAGTAACACCCATCCATGATATGTTTTGAGAACATAAAGACCTTTGagtttttataattttatttcacgtattcCGCTAGCTAGTGGTTCCACAGCAATATTTTTCACGAACTCTGGTAACTAACGGTTCCACGGCGATGATTTTATTTCACTTTCTCCGTTCTTAATCAATCAGCGGTTCTAAACGTTTGTTTAATTCTTCATAAGTAAATGATGgagtcaaaaaaaaaaaaaaaggattatTGTTCTACGATCTAAAGAAGGTATCACTTTTTACAAACTACCTCCATTTTATCGTAAGAATGAGCAATATATCTACAAGTTCCATCATAATTTTGTTTAGATTATGCTATCAAATTCTATAACGCGCTCAaatgattaaataaataatcCCGGGTAACCCACTTGAATTGGATTTGTAAATACACAAAGCAAATAGGGACATTTAGTGTCAGACTGATCGCTCTCATCATGGCAGCCGACACACCCAAACAACTTGAGGATTACCAGCATACACTCTCTAATGGAGGGCGCTGACTCATTGAATACTTATGGGTACCACAAGATGGCCAGGGTATTTCAATCAGCGATACGACAGCAGTCCATGTTTCACTTGCCGGGTCACTCAGTTTGTCTCCATGATTGATGGAAGTCGATAGAACTCCATCAGCTTGTATAATTCGGTGGCTTTTTCCACCAAGTACTAAGTTCGAACCAACAGTCaccaaatatatattttatttgcattataaaataacaaattatcCGGCGCCATTGCCCCCTACCATTCCTTATTCTACGTGCACGCCTGCAAAAACAAACAGATAAAGCGTTCTTGTTTCATTCTAATAACTCCATtgcaatagaaattaaaacgatgTGTTTGAACAACTGTGTCTACGACCCTCTCAAGTTTATCGTGGCAAATGTGACACTTTCACCTTCCACCTGACATATAACTTTGAGACGTTGTCCTTTCCATTCACTAAATATAAATTTACCTTGTAATGGCTGTGACGAAAGTTTCGAATAGACCGACGAAGCGAATtataacaaataacactaaatCTTCGATATCGTGGGCAGAAGTACAGTGTTCCAAAAGTTTTGTCATAGTAGAAATATTCATTGTTGGGGCTAATGCGTCACAAACTGAGTACACTCGATTTATCTATCTGGGGCCTATTGTTTTAAATCTGTCTGTTTTTATGTTAAACTTGCCATAACTTTCAACTAGACAAGATACTAGGTAAAATGAAAGATCAGATTATATTGATATGTGATTGGTAAGGTCAAGGTTATTCGTCAAGGTTATAGTTCCTACAATGAACATAGTCACGCTCGggagatttttgtttttcaatttacgATAGaatcaaatattttcagaaGCCTTTGTCCCGTTTACTATTTCGTAACTGGACGACACGAGAACAAGAGGTGTCGTCTGCCAATGCATGGCTATACGGTTTGTTGATGGTAATTCTACTTAACTCCGTGACTGAGAAATTTATCTGTGACGCTATCACCCGATGACAGCATCATGGCGCGTCTACAAACCATCGTGGTTATGTACAGGGCAACCAATTCCGACATGGAGAATTTGTACCCCACTCCAAACCGCGCAGAACGACAGGGAAAAAGTTCGGGATATtttaatgttgaaatgtttGTCCAACACTCCAAGCAGTTTGTCCAAAATCTAAGCACAGTTCCTAATCTCCTTTATCAAATATTGTGCCTTGTTTTTCATAAATTAAATAGCAGAGATTTATTGGAATTTATTGATCAATTTATGTCTGATTCAGGTATTATTTGCGTTGCAGTTAGCCTATCTTCTAACTTCTCTTTTGTTGCAAACCCCCCATTTTCTTTGAACTGAGCAGAAATATTTGCCGAAACTTGAAACGTAAATCTTCCGTTTACACCTAACGTGTGTTGCTGAACCCAAGTAACCCTACACCCCGCGTAATGAAAAAGTTTGCCGTAAACAAAGGGATACAGTGAACAATGTGTCGTTAACTATAGCATGACAATCTGAAAACGTCCCAGTCCGGGTGTTGTACTGTCAGAAGTCTGAAGGGTATTGAAGAACATGCATTGATCAGCAGGTGCGCACGCCGTTCTTTTCCCCTTCTTAAAAAGATCATGGAATCCTTTTGATTGCGTCTAGTTACCACAACagattttaaatataatttCGTACATATGAGAATGACGGACATGATAATATCAAAGTATCAAATTAATAAAGGCGCAGATTTGAAGTTCCATCGCCCCCATGGATATGGCTTAGGGGGACATTAACTATAGCCTAACTCACTTAAGAATTCAGTCTCACTTTTAAACTATTCGCTCGTTTCATGAATTGAGGCTTAATATTAAGAGTGAGCTCGTCAAAGATTAATGACCCGGAGCATCGTGACGTACGAGGAAAAAGCACCTTAAAAGTTACACTTTATAGATGTAAAATTCAGCAATTTACATGGGTACATAGAATCAGGgaatttgtttgtttgcttgttttgttgttgtttgttcaAAGAGTATTTCATATTGAAAGCATGAAAACAAAAcgtaatgtaaaaaaaaaaagaagaaaatctCCATTACGTTCTTAGTGGTATTCAAATGCTGTTGCTGTATAAACaccatgtatataatttattttttcatagcATACGAAAAATTCAACCCATCCATTAAGAATGTGAAAACAAGTAGCGAGGAAGAAACATCTGTAGAACAATTCTTCTGTGGCATGAACATATTTCAGGTACGTTAGAAAAATTTctaatgatttttcaaatcatAACTTCAATTAAAATAGGATATGAACTTACAATTGTGTTAGCTCTGTCTAAATTGCACTTATTTCAAAGACACAAAAAACATGCTTAAGTACATATCATTACAATTATTGAGATTGGAAAAGAAGTACATATGCACAATTGTGTTGCTCTAAATACGATATTTACTGCCCAAGAGTGTAATTTATGTCCAGTACTTGTATAATAATCAGATGTCGGATTAAACCTGTTCTTGGTTACTTTTATGATTAATTTTGATAgagaagaaataaatgaaactGTTGGACATTCATAGAACACCGATGTAACGTAAATGTGATTGTGAAATTTAAGATATCTTCATCAAATTTTCAACCTCTTTTTCTAACTGTCTCACTACACGATGATTCATAAAAAGCAGATTCCCATTTGGCAGGAAACGACTGAGAATTAAAGCAATTCTGTCACTTTTTAATCTTGCTTCTGAGGGTTGATTCAAAACCCGAACATGTTCCTGAATAAACCGGATAAgaattttcaatacattttctGCAAGAAGCCTGTTTTCTGATTTTTCACATACAAGTGAAAATCCCGTGTTTCCAGCACCCAGCCAGAGAGCAATTCTCTCTACAGAGAAAGGGTTACCCTCCGGAAGTCGAATGCAGCCAACTTCTAAGTCTGGGAGGGTGTCGTCGTTCCCCATGCGTTGAATATCATCCTCTACAGTCCGTGAAAGAACAGCTCTTCGGAATTGATATTCTGAATGTACCTAAATTAATCCAAATCAAGTAATTAGTCAGCGGATTCTGCACTGTAATTTAAACTCCTGAATGAACTTCTTGACGA
Coding sequences:
- the LOC125659444 gene encoding AP-5 complex subunit sigma-1-like — its product is MVYAFVIHTLLPGPCHVLYHNVYGQDITYTDEEDDAIHKNQRRSDIQLIANEVHSEYQFRRAVLSRTVEDDIQRMGNDDTLPDLEVGCIRLPEGNPFSVERIALWLGAGNTGFSLVCEKSENRLLAENVLKILIRFIQEHVRVLNQPSEARLKSDRIALILSRFLPNGNLLFMNHRVVRQLEKEVENLMKIS